A portion of the Oscillospiraceae bacterium genome contains these proteins:
- a CDS encoding stage III sporulation protein AD, which translates to MSSAWVTLGLVAVLAAMHALLQKELPAYALLLSLGAIVLLLVRLGGTFRSVLEGVALLGQQTDKQAFQCLLRSTGILLLADYTRTLCKESGAEALGWCAGLAGRCLVLAAVFPLLEEVCQRIWGLAG; encoded by the coding sequence GTGAGTTCCGCCTGGGTCACGCTGGGGCTGGTGGCAGTGCTGGCAGCGATGCATGCACTTTTGCAAAAGGAGCTTCCGGCCTATGCGCTCCTGCTCTCACTGGGAGCGATCGTCCTTCTGCTGGTGCGGCTGGGCGGCACCTTCCGCAGTGTTCTGGAGGGTGTCGCGCTGCTGGGACAGCAAACGGACAAGCAGGCGTTCCAATGCCTGCTGCGCAGCACGGGCATCCTGTTGCTTGCCGACTATACCCGCACCCTCTGCAAAGAGAGTGGAGCCGAGGCGCTTGGCTGGTGTGCAGGGCTTGCGGGCCGCTGTCTGGTGCTGGCGGCGGTGTTCCCACTGCTGGAAGAAGTGTGTCAACGGATCTGGGGGTTGGCAGGATGA
- the spoIIIAC gene encoding stage III sporulation protein AC, which yields MEIDLVFKIAAIGIIVAVLNQLLIRSGREDQAMMTTLAGLVVVLSILVKQISTLFVTIKALFSL from the coding sequence ATGGAAATTGATCTGGTGTTCAAAATTGCAGCCATCGGCATCATTGTGGCGGTGCTCAATCAGCTCTTGATCCGCTCCGGGCGAGAGGATCAGGCCATGATGACGACCCTTGCAGGCCTTGTGGTGGTCCTGTCCATTCTGGTCAAGCAGATCAGCACCCTGTTTGTTACCATCAAGGCGCTGTTTTCGCTGTGA
- a CDS encoding ATPase, T2SS/T4P/T4SS family, with the protein MDEYYRAIRLLPAWLAQPLARLPQNTAEKVHELRLRTGCGICLSIAGQQTTLDELPECPQTLRGRTLDALQMDEILYVLCGGSVHTHQAELAQGYLTTASGCRVGVGGRFVLRGPEDVVLQRLLSLNFRIARPICTELPAELCTLLQGHFIGALLVGEPDSGKTTLLRQIARELAAQKRAVAVIDERGELFPPERQNGDALDCISGLPKGRAVQMALRTLAPQVILLDELGDLTEVAALEQGFFSGVEFVASVHAATLEDALQRPQVRVLQQQGALRFLVLLEGRCAPGRIREIRQLPLL; encoded by the coding sequence GTGGACGAGTATTACCGCGCGATCCGTCTGTTGCCTGCATGGCTGGCGCAGCCGCTGGCCCGGCTGCCGCAGAATACCGCCGAAAAAGTGCACGAACTGCGGCTGCGGACAGGCTGTGGAATTTGCCTGTCTATTGCCGGGCAGCAGACGACGTTGGACGAGCTGCCGGAATGCCCGCAGACCCTGCGCGGCAGGACGCTGGATGCCCTGCAGATGGACGAGATCCTTTATGTGCTCTGCGGCGGTTCAGTACATACCCATCAGGCCGAACTGGCGCAGGGCTACCTGACCACGGCATCCGGCTGCCGTGTGGGGGTGGGCGGTCGGTTCGTATTGCGCGGCCCGGAGGATGTTGTGCTGCAGCGTCTTTTGTCGCTGAATTTCCGCATTGCGCGTCCAATTTGTACGGAACTTCCGGCGGAGCTGTGCACCCTTTTGCAGGGACATTTCATCGGGGCACTGCTGGTGGGAGAACCGGACAGCGGCAAGACCACCCTTCTGCGGCAGATCGCCCGGGAACTGGCTGCACAGAAACGGGCCGTGGCTGTGATCGACGAGCGAGGGGAACTTTTTCCGCCGGAGCGGCAGAATGGTGATGCCCTTGACTGCATCAGCGGCCTGCCCAAAGGCCGTGCGGTCCAGATGGCGCTGCGGACGCTGGCCCCGCAGGTGATCCTGCTGGACGAGCTGGGGGACCTGACCGAGGTCGCCGCACTGGAACAGGGCTTTTTCAGCGGGGTGGAGTTTGTGGCCAGCGTCCATGCCGCCACGCTGGAGGACGCTCTGCAAAGGCCGCAGGTGCGGGTTTTACAGCAGCAGGGAGCACTGCGGTTTCTTGTCCTGCTGGAAGGACGCTGTGCACCGGGCCGGATCCGGGAGATCCGGCAGCTTCCGCTGCTATGA